One Chaetodon trifascialis isolate fChaTrf1 chromosome 21, fChaTrf1.hap1, whole genome shotgun sequence genomic window carries:
- the arl4d gene encoding ADP-ribosylation factor-like protein 4D: protein MGNQLTDMAPNTPSFLPSFQSLHVVVIGLDSAGKTSLLYRLKLKEFVKTIPTKGFNTEKIKVAVGPSRTINFQVWDVGGQEKLRPLWKSYTRRTDGMVFVVDSTELERMEEAKVELHKITRTSENQGVPVLILANKQDLDSASSVSEVEKLLSVHELSMYTLHHVQSCSAVDGQGLQPGLEKLYEMILKRKKMVKHNRSRKR from the coding sequence ATGGGGAACCAGCTGACTGATATGGCTCCCAACACGCCGTCGTTCCTGCCAAGCTTCCAGTCCCTGCACGTGGTGGTTATCGGGCTCGACTCGGCCGGCAAAACCTCGCTGCTCTACAGGCTCAAACTGAAGGAGTTTGTGAAAACGATTCCCACCAAGGGCTTCAACACGGAGAAGATCAAGGTGGCCGTGGGGCCGTCGCGGACCATAAACTTCCAGGTGTGGGACGTGGGGGGCCAGGAAAAGCTGCGCCCACTGTGGAAGTCTTACACCCGGCGGACGGACGGGATGGTGTTTGTGGTGGACTCCACTGAACTcgagaggatggaggaggccAAAGTGGAGCTCCACAAGATCACCCGCACCTCGGAGAACCAGGGGGTCCCCGTGCTCATCCTGGCCAACAAACAGGACCTGGATTCAGCCTCGTCCGTCAGCGAGGTGGAGAAGCTGCTTTCCGTCCACGAACTGAGCATGTACACGCTGCATCACGTGCAGAGCTGCAGCGCGGTGGACGGTCAGGGACTCCAGCCGGGCCTGGAGAAACTTTATGAGATGAtcctgaagaggaagaagatggtgAAGCACaacaggagcagaaagagaTGA
- the tmem106a gene encoding transmembrane protein 106A, with translation MVTPAKNSKTSEEPELTNGTEKVRTLRRFPSYGAMNGNSTGDTCPTCRGTGRIPRGQENQLVAVIPCNDVRLKPRRTKLYVCVSMAVCLLLCCLILFFLFPRSVTLTPVSVLSVMVYFTPDAVEMEVTNLINISNDNFVPVQIAEFNVQGLVSDAIVGKTKISNMTTLQSRSNKSYTIKIPLPITDKGLNSYCKSSSIKIHTLFLELQMTMNISYLSHTEQLSVDTFEYIDCGTNSTIPHPVR, from the exons ATGGTTACACCGGcgaaaaacagcaaaacctcAGAGGAACCTGAGCTGACAAATGGGACGGAGAAGGTGAGAACACTGAGGCGCTTCCCTTCATATGGAGCCATGAATGGAAACTCAACAGGAGACACCTGCCCCACATGTCGTGGCACCGGGCGAATTCCCAGAG GCCAGGAAAACCAGCTCGTTGCTGTAATCCCATGTAATGATGTAAGGCTGAAACCCAGACGCAC gaaactgtatgtgtgtgtctccatggCTGTGTGTCTCCTCCTTTGCTGTCTgatcctcttcttcctcttcccccGGAGTGTCACCCTGAcacctgtgtctgtgctgtcagtcatGGTCTACTTCACCCCAGATGCAGTTGAAATGGAGGTCACA AATCTCATCAACATCAGCAACGACAACTTTGTCCCAGTTCAGATTGCCGAGTTTAATGTCCAAGGTCTGGTCTCTGACGCCATTGTGGGTAAGACCAAGATATCGAACATGACCACCCTCCAGTCCCGCTCAAATAAATCG TATACCATTAAAATTCCCCTGCCCATCACTGATAAAGGCTTAAA ctctTACTGCAAGTCGAGCAGCATCAAGATTCACACGTTGTTTCTGGAGCTGCA AATGACCATGAATATTTCCTATCTCTCTCACACGGAGCAGCTGTCTGTGGACACCTTTGAATATATTGACTGTGGCACCAATTCAACAATCCCACATCCTGTGAGATGA
- the nbr1a gene encoding NBR1 autophagy cargo receptor a yields MGLPVTIKVNFRGNVKRFLAQDLDKLEWESVEAWIKASFGINHFQVKYFDEDNEEICINSQDEYEEAIKSAEKQGNQLHMNVYKMKGQACGGPLKTEVKELKGDLRPAPPYPSRVKTVDKGTQVTPEREAVAVKDTKGNKPEDEPPPMWFRSYMEKFKDEVVKEVVERMCSDFSGQCCTHKSPDGHHEAGGASGGPIGPRPGPSTSNGSLGYTPNCSSCNKLTSEGAYKCSVCPSCILCEMCRHSHDPSHNLVRTKTPLSIPEHGMSGELRFPRRGDRTVRKAERQRLKAERRQLRAEVKEIKKKLRLEKRGLQWSGPSTSGRANLTNMTSASTQVPALPPPAASETASGPAPAQGPIPAPVPDPQASSPEGPGVSHTSLVPTMAALFLDENLPDGTRLEPGTKFIKYWKMRNSGTISWTSETKLVFMWGNLGLASEEKREVPVPLLLPGQVGVVSVAFVAPVMEGTYTSHWRLAHCGCQFGPRVWCSIVVEHGDGRNALGHQSKRLKEEVRPEEKEKEVRSKDCGPGLSVDLNHEDYYFPSVDLLTAQDLLSFELLDINIVQELEKVPNNTPVDLTPCISPLPHDAPVLEKAVTSQLKEDTEVTGVRKLFGVKLRHQKELLEPVSQEEDREEEISGAQFLCETVIRSLTLEEAPDHRPLRRAPHSSHRPQVVSRGPSFCFERAAEAERTETLQEGNEEICAIKLESSALPSGTGLNQITQEDETKPVLLLEPVNENLHISSHHDHEDEEVIRLDDVQNMKDTQEEKEEGGTRGEDWEEVSSQTSSVSSCDDYIIVLPDCFDTSRPLGESMYSSAMSQPDTSDAAAAAAAAAATATSADPDGLQETEEDSESGSVAPLRDGQEERTEAVDAEDSSVNTWPPPVPPTHSSVTQMLCASQTLDAVTLTPEVVAPPVLPDPLLPPPALYSPRSEALYLAEDPSPPACDPYEPHQPRVHLNVSSGLSRSAGSASSAFETYNPRPSNALQPRGQGGITEGLVKGALSVAASAYKALFTGPNCSIQRGIDPATRQDPSMMAMLLEMGFRDQRLNQRLLRKHGYSLLHTVNELVQMAEDSQNKAVNTQH; encoded by the exons AGTGCCGAGAAGCAGGGGAACCAGTTGCACATGAACGTGTACAAGATGAAGGGGCAGGCCTGCGGGGGCCCGCTGAAGACGGAGGTGAAGGAGCTGAAAGGAGACCTCCGGCCTGCTCCTCCGTACCCGTCGAGGGTCAAAACAGTGGACAAAGGCACGCAGGTCACCCCGGAGAGAGAAGCT GTGGCAGTAAAGGACACCAAGGGGAACAAACCAGAAGATGAGCCGCCTCCCATGTGGTTCAGATCGTACATGGAGAAA TTCAAAGATGAGGTGGTGAAAGAGGTCGTGGAGAGGATGTGCAGTGACTTTTCTGGCCAATGTTGCACCCACAAATCACCTGATGGTCACCATGAGGCCGGCGGGGCGAGCGGCGGTCCTATAGGGCCCAGACCAGGCCCCTCCACCTCCAACGGATCTCTTGGCTACACcccaaactgcagcagctgcaacaaACTCACCTCTGAAGGGGCCTACAAGTGCAG CGTGTGCCCATCCTGCATCTTGTGTGAGATGTGCAGACATAGCCATGACCCCAGCCACAACCTCGTGAGAACCAAGacccctctctccatccctgaGCACGGAATGTCGGGAGAGTTGAG GTTCCCAAGGCGAGGAGACAGGACAGTGCGCAAGGCCGAGCGACAGCGCCTCAAAGCTGAAAGGAGGCAGTTAAGAGCTGAAGTGAAGGAAATCAAGAAGAAACTGAGACTGGAGAAGAGGGGGCTGCAGTGGAGTGGGCCCTCTACCTCAGGCAGAGCCAACCTGACTAACATGACCTCCGCGTCAACCCAGGTCCCAGCCCTGCCCCCCCCTGCTGCCTCAGAAACAGCCTCAGGTCCAGCCCCAGCCCAAGGTCCCATCCCTGCCCCGGTCCCTGATCCCCAGGCCTCCAGTCCAGA GGGTCCCGGGGTCTCGCACACGTCCTTGGTGCCCACTATGGCTGCCTTGTTTCTGGATGAAAATCTGCCGGACGGCACCCGTCTGGAGCCTGGTACCAAGTTCATCAAATACTGGAAGATGAGGAACTCGGGCACTATCAGCTGGACCTCAGAGACTAAG CTAGTGTTCATGTGGGGGAACCTCGGCCTGGCgtcagaggagaagagggaggtgCCGGTCCCCTTGCTGCTGCCCGGACAAGTGGGAGTGGTCAGTGTGGCCTTTGTGGCTCCCGTGATGGAGGGGACGTACACCTCCCACTGGCGGCTGGCGCACTGCGGGTGTCAGTTTGGCCCGCGTGTCTGGTGCAGCATCGTGGTCGAACACGGCGACGGCCGCAACGCGCTCGGGCATCAGAGCAAACGACTG aaggaggaggtgaggccagaggagaaggagaaggaggtaAGGTCCAAGGACTGCGGCCCTGGCTTGTCTGTAGACCTGAACCATGAAGACTACTACTTCCCCTCAGTTGACCTGCTGACTGCACAG GATCTACTGTCATTTGAGTTGCTGGATATAAATATTGTGCAAGAGTTGGAGAAGGTTCCAAACAACACCCCTGTGG ATTTGACACCCTGCATATCCCCGCTGCCCCATGATGCACCTGTGCTGGAGAAGGCTGTCACTTCGCAGCtaaaagaagacacagaggTCACAGGGGTCAGGAAGCTTTTCG GAGTGAAACTGAGGCATCagaaggagctgctggagcctgtgagccaagaggaggacagggaggaggagatcaGCGGAGCCCAGTTCCTATGCGAGACCGTCATCCGCTCCCTCACCCTGGAGGAAGCCCCCGATCACAGACCACTACGCAGAGCCCCGCACAGCAGCCACAGACCACAGG TCGTTTCCCGGGGCCCCAGCTTTTGCTTCGAGCGAGCTGCAGAGGCCGAGAGGACTGAGACACTACAAGAAGGAAACGAGGAGATCTGTGCCATCAAGCTTGAGAGTTCAGCTCTGCCGTCCGGCACAGGTCTCAACCAGATCACCCAGGAGGACGAGACAAAGCCAG TTCTTCTGCTGGAACCAGTGAATGAAAACCTGCACATCAGCTCACATCATGATCACGAGGATGAAGAGGTCATCCGTTTAGATGACGTGCAAAACATGAAGGATACtcaagaagagaaagaggagggtgGGACCAGAGGAGAAGACTGGGAGGAG GTCAGCAGCCAAACCTCCTCAGTGTCCTCCTGCGATGATTACATCATTGTCCTCCCAGACTGCTTCGACACCAGCCGGCCTCTGGGCGAGTCCATGTACAGCTCCGCCATGTCGCAGCCTGACActtctgatgctgctgctgctgctgctgctgctgctgcgaccGCGACCTCAGCCGATCCAGACGGACTgcaggagacggaggaggactCTGAGTCAGGCAGTGTGGCACCGCTGAGGGATGGGCAGGAGGAGCGGACGGAGGCGGTCGATGCTGAGGATTCATCCGTGAACACGTGGCCTCCACCCGTCCCTCCCACCCACAGCAGTGTGACCCAGATGCTGTGCGCCTCCCAAACACTGGACGCCGTGACGCTCACCCCTGAGGTGGTGGCACCGCCGGTGCTGCCTGACCCCCTACTGCCCCCACCGGCCCTCTACTCACCCAG GTCTGAGGCACTGTACCTGGCTGAGGACCCCAGTCCTCCAGCCTGTGATCCATATGAGCCACACCAACCGAGGGTCCATCTAAATG TATCATCTGGTTTGTCAAGATCAGCAGGCTCAGCATCCAGTGCCTTTGAGACGTATAACCCCAGACCCAGCAACGCTTTGCAGCCAAG GGGCCAAGGAGGCATCACAGAGGGGCTTGTCAAGGGGGCCCTTTCTGTGGCAGCGTCGGCTTATAAAGCTCTCTTCACTGGACCAAACTGTTCAATACAG CGAGGCATCGACCCCGCCACCAGGCAGGACCCTTCCATGATGGCGATGCTGCTGGAAATGGGCTTCAGAGACCAGCGGCTCAACCAGCGGCTGCTGAGGAAGCACGGCTACAGCCTGCTGCACACCGTCAACGAGCTGGTGCAGATGGCCGAGGACAGCCAGAACAAAGCTGTCAACACTCAGCACTGA